One segment of candidate division KSB1 bacterium DNA contains the following:
- a CDS encoding ethylbenzene dehydrogenase-related protein, with protein MPLRQFIVLLLLWELCAWPADSSAQAFREPAASPLPRLRPSRMLPSSSELLALGKKTYTKECAPCHGVDGRGQGEAAYLLYPKPRDFVAAQYRLVSTWERQPTDVDLYTTISRGIPGSAMPSWAHLPEETRWGLVHYIKTFAQNPIQPNTAESEGGTGVIKVPPEPPYTAEAATRAQEFFRDACASCHGEKGKGDGVQEQFDSEGYLTRPRDLTVGVFKGIPEPQEIYRRIVAGLPGTPMPMSDWAYGTDAWDLTHFILSMSSPEQRERVEMKKFLIVAKRVAQIPDHPDASVWRDAPSVNLHMMPLWWRNDRPEILTVQALHNGKELALRLMWYDDTNDKTAMRVQDFRDAAAVAFTLDPDPPFFGMGEKGRFVNIWMWKAERQADMEAAFQDLDKVYPNIGIDSYPNLMRSALEQPTRHALTMESDPTFITGWGAGNIVSNPTRESAAEALYAQGFGTLKAHPLPDQTVTAKGAYDIGTYRVIFRRAFKGSVGNVKAGSASAKISTLDFVPGQTLRVAFAVWNGHAGDRDGKKSVTIWQDLIIAK; from the coding sequence ATGCCTCTGCGCCAGTTCATTGTCCTGTTGCTGCTGTGGGAACTCTGCGCCTGGCCGGCTGACAGCTCCGCCCAGGCCTTCCGGGAACCTGCCGCCTCCCCGCTGCCGCGCCTCCGCCCCTCCCGGATGCTTCCGTCCTCCTCTGAACTGCTCGCCCTCGGAAAGAAAACCTACACCAAAGAATGCGCCCCATGCCACGGCGTCGATGGCCGCGGCCAGGGCGAGGCCGCATACTTGCTCTATCCCAAGCCCCGAGATTTCGTGGCCGCACAGTATCGTCTCGTTTCCACATGGGAGAGGCAACCCACCGATGTCGATCTTTACACGACAATCTCGCGCGGCATTCCCGGTTCGGCCATGCCCTCGTGGGCGCATTTGCCGGAAGAGACGCGCTGGGGACTCGTGCATTATATCAAAACTTTTGCGCAAAATCCCATTCAACCGAATACCGCCGAGAGTGAGGGCGGCACCGGTGTCATCAAAGTTCCGCCAGAGCCACCGTACACGGCCGAGGCAGCCACACGCGCGCAAGAATTTTTCCGTGATGCTTGCGCCTCCTGTCATGGTGAGAAAGGCAAAGGCGACGGCGTACAAGAACAGTTCGACAGCGAGGGCTATCTCACCCGTCCACGTGATTTGACCGTCGGTGTCTTCAAAGGCATTCCCGAGCCACAGGAAATCTATCGCCGCATCGTTGCCGGACTTCCCGGCACGCCGATGCCGATGAGCGATTGGGCGTATGGTACCGACGCGTGGGACTTGACGCATTTCATTCTGTCGATGTCGAGCCCCGAGCAGCGCGAGCGTGTCGAGATGAAAAAGTTTTTGATTGTAGCCAAGCGCGTGGCGCAGATTCCCGACCACCCCGATGCGAGCGTATGGCGCGATGCGCCGAGCGTGAACCTGCACATGATGCCGCTGTGGTGGCGCAATGATCGCCCGGAAATCTTAACGGTGCAAGCCTTGCACAATGGCAAAGAGCTGGCGCTGCGCTTGATGTGGTACGATGATACCAACGACAAAACCGCGATGCGCGTGCAGGACTTTCGCGACGCCGCGGCAGTGGCCTTTACACTCGATCCCGATCCGCCGTTTTTCGGCATGGGTGAGAAAGGCCGTTTCGTCAACATTTGGATGTGGAAAGCCGAGCGGCAGGCGGATATGGAAGCAGCGTTTCAAGACCTCGACAAAGTTTATCCGAACATCGGCATCGACTCCTATCCAAATTTGATGCGCTCCGCGCTCGAGCAACCGACGCGGCATGCCCTAACCATGGAATCCGATCCCACGTTCATCACCGGCTGGGGCGCGGGCAACATTGTCTCCAATCCCACGCGCGAAAGCGCCGCCGAAGCGCTCTACGCGCAGGGTTTCGGCACGCTCAAGGCGCATCCGCTTCCAGATCAAACCGTGACCGCCAAAGGCGCCTATGACATCGGCACATATCGCGTCATTTTCCGCCGCGCGTTCAAAGGCAGCGTGGGTAACGTCAAAGCCGGCAGCGCTAGCGCGAAGATCAGCACGCTCGATTTTGTTCCCGGCCAAACGTTGCGCGTGGCGTTTGCGGTGTGGAACGGCCACGCGGGCGATCGCGATGGGAAGAAGTCGGTGACGATCTGGCAGGATCTAATCATAGCCAAGTAA
- a CDS encoding Rrf2 family transcriptional regulator codes for MPVLFSRACEYALRALFEMARQEEQESWTVQDLAQRTHTPAPFLAKTFQSLVKGDILTSTKGRSGGFAFARPPAQIRLMDVVDLIDGPALVENCALGLPACGDCNPCPFHDHWKEIRSAIVNTLRSETLASSSLMKKSGTRPGRKPAKTRLALSKSRISP; via the coding sequence ATGCCTGTTCTATTCAGCCGTGCCTGTGAATATGCCCTACGAGCATTGTTTGAAATGGCACGCCAGGAGGAGCAGGAATCGTGGACCGTTCAGGATCTGGCGCAGCGCACGCACACGCCGGCTCCCTTTCTGGCCAAGACGTTTCAATCTCTGGTGAAGGGTGACATCCTGACCTCCACCAAGGGGCGGAGCGGCGGCTTTGCGTTTGCGCGACCGCCCGCCCAAATCAGACTGATGGATGTCGTGGATCTCATTGACGGCCCGGCGCTGGTGGAGAACTGCGCACTTGGCTTGCCCGCCTGCGGCGATTGCAATCCATGCCCTTTCCATGATCATTGGAAGGAGATCCGTTCCGCCATCGTCAACACTCTTCGGAGCGAGACTCTCGCCAGCAGTTCCCTGATGAAGAAATCCGGTACGCGGCCAGGCAGAAAGCCCGCCAAAACACGGCTTGCACTTTCCAAATCGCGCATTTCGCCATAA
- a CDS encoding molybdopterin-dependent oxidoreductase — translation MSDQNFKDFGTMNRRAFLRWLGVGAGTTVLNMGLPLNLLATADPEQNPLAGQIDRNWEKIYRDQYKYDSWFDWVCSPNDTHACRVRAYVRNGIVTRLGATYDYQNYSDIYGNHATNNWNPRQCAKGYTFHRVIYGPYRLKHPIVRKGWKAWADAGFPALTPELKSKYKFDSRGDDEFVQISWEDAFDNIAKALVAISTRYSGEEGKKRLLSQGYQPEMVEATQGAGTRCVKMRGGMGLLGVLGKYGMYRLNNSLALLDAKIRGVGPDKALAGRNWSNYTWHGDQAPGHPWVHGLQTSDCDFNDLRFSKLIIMDGKNLVENKLTDSHWFIECMERGAKIVVIAPEYGPPSTKADYWIPIRPATDAALWLGVTKIMVDNKWYDEKFIKQFTDLPLLVRKDNLKRLRAAEVFPNYQSDLKPDGPSMKIQGFTKEQHDKLGDYVVWDAKTNKAVAVTRDDVGETLERKGIDPVLDGTFKIKLVDGKEVEVATLWTLYQVHLKDYVLDTVAEITQAPKNLIAQLAQDMATMKPVAIHQGEGINHWFHATEMNRAAYLPLMLTGNIGKPGAGCHTWAGNYKAALFQGSPWTGPGFKGWVAEDPFEPNLDPNAPGKAVKTHAYTKDEEPAYWNHGDKALIVETPKYGRKNFTGNSHMPTPTKALIFNNVNLINNAKWAYEMIKNVNPNIEMIVSLDIQMTASIEYADLALPANSWLEFEDLEVTASCSNPFLQIWKGGIPPVFDSKDDLTILAGIAKSLAKVTGEKRFEDYFKFEYEGKRSVYLQRLLDTSTTTAGYKLADIMAGKYGPPGGALMLFRTYPRIPFFEQIKYSEPFLTDTGRLHAYADIPEAIEYGENFIVHREGPEATPYLPNVIVSSNPFIRPDDYGIPLTAQHWDERTIRNVKMPWSQVKTTKNFLWEKGFQFYCLTPKTRHRVHSSWSNVDWHMLYDSNFGDPYRLDKRAPSVGEHQLHINPQAARDLGINDGDYVYVDANPADRPYIGAKPDEFFYRVSRCMLRVKYNHAYPYNIVMMKHAPFIATEKSVRAHETRPDGRALSENTGYQSNLRYGSQQSITRNWHMPMHQTDSLFHKAKATMGFIFGGEADNHALNTVPKETLVRVTKAEDGGMNGIGVWFPATTGFTPDNESEFMEKYIAGELVAISE, via the coding sequence ATGTCCGACCAAAACTTCAAAGACTTTGGCACCATGAACCGCCGCGCCTTTCTGCGCTGGCTGGGCGTTGGCGCGGGAACTACCGTTCTCAACATGGGGCTGCCACTCAATCTGCTCGCCACGGCGGATCCGGAGCAAAATCCCCTCGCCGGCCAAATCGATCGCAATTGGGAAAAAATTTATCGTGATCAGTACAAATACGATTCGTGGTTCGACTGGGTGTGCTCGCCAAACGATACGCATGCCTGCCGCGTGCGCGCGTATGTGCGCAACGGCATTGTCACGCGGCTGGGCGCGACCTATGATTATCAAAACTACAGCGACATTTACGGCAATCACGCGACCAACAATTGGAACCCGCGCCAGTGCGCCAAGGGCTACACGTTTCATCGCGTCATTTACGGGCCGTATCGTTTGAAGCATCCCATCGTACGCAAAGGCTGGAAAGCCTGGGCCGATGCCGGATTTCCCGCGCTCACGCCGGAATTAAAATCGAAATATAAATTCGACAGTCGCGGTGATGATGAGTTTGTACAAATTTCCTGGGAAGATGCGTTTGACAATATTGCCAAAGCGCTCGTCGCTATTTCCACGCGCTACAGCGGCGAAGAGGGCAAAAAGCGTTTGCTCAGCCAAGGCTATCAGCCGGAGATGGTCGAAGCCACGCAAGGCGCCGGCACGCGTTGCGTGAAGATGCGCGGCGGCATGGGCCTCTTGGGTGTGCTCGGCAAATACGGTATGTACCGTTTGAATAATTCGCTCGCGCTGCTCGATGCCAAGATCCGCGGCGTCGGGCCGGACAAGGCGCTCGCCGGACGCAACTGGTCGAATTACACCTGGCACGGCGATCAAGCCCCCGGCCATCCCTGGGTGCATGGCTTGCAAACCTCCGATTGTGATTTCAACGACCTGCGCTTCTCCAAGCTGATCATCATGGACGGCAAGAATTTGGTGGAGAACAAGCTCACCGATTCGCACTGGTTCATCGAGTGCATGGAGCGTGGCGCGAAGATCGTGGTGATTGCACCGGAATATGGCCCGCCGTCAACGAAGGCCGATTATTGGATTCCCATTCGCCCGGCCACCGATGCCGCGCTGTGGCTCGGCGTCACCAAAATCATGGTCGACAACAAATGGTACGACGAAAAATTCATCAAACAATTCACCGATCTGCCGCTGCTGGTGCGCAAAGACAATCTCAAACGCCTGCGCGCTGCCGAAGTTTTTCCGAATTATCAAAGCGATCTCAAGCCCGACGGCCCCTCGATGAAAATTCAGGGCTTCACCAAAGAGCAGCATGACAAGCTCGGCGACTACGTGGTGTGGGATGCGAAAACGAACAAAGCCGTGGCGGTGACGCGAGATGATGTCGGTGAAACGCTGGAGAGAAAAGGCATCGATCCGGTGTTGGACGGCACGTTCAAAATCAAACTCGTCGACGGCAAGGAAGTCGAAGTCGCCACGCTGTGGACACTCTATCAAGTGCATCTGAAAGATTACGTTCTCGATACCGTTGCTGAGATCACCCAAGCACCGAAAAATCTCATCGCGCAATTGGCGCAGGACATGGCGACGATGAAGCCGGTGGCGATTCATCAGGGCGAGGGCATCAATCACTGGTTCCACGCGACGGAGATGAACCGCGCCGCGTATTTGCCGCTGATGCTCACGGGCAACATCGGCAAGCCCGGCGCGGGTTGCCACACGTGGGCGGGCAATTACAAAGCCGCGCTCTTTCAAGGCTCACCGTGGACCGGCCCCGGTTTCAAAGGCTGGGTTGCCGAGGACCCGTTCGAGCCGAATCTCGATCCCAATGCACCCGGCAAAGCGGTCAAAACGCATGCGTACACGAAAGATGAAGAGCCGGCGTATTGGAATCACGGCGACAAGGCGTTGATCGTGGAGACGCCGAAATATGGCCGCAAAAATTTCACCGGCAACAGCCACATGCCGACGCCGACGAAGGCGTTGATCTTCAACAACGTCAATCTCATCAACAATGCCAAGTGGGCATACGAGATGATCAAGAACGTCAATCCGAATATCGAAATGATCGTTTCGCTGGATATTCAGATGACCGCTTCGATCGAATATGCCGATCTTGCGCTGCCTGCCAACTCATGGCTGGAGTTTGAAGATTTGGAAGTCACTGCGAGCTGCTCCAATCCCTTCTTGCAAATTTGGAAGGGCGGCATCCCGCCGGTGTTCGACAGCAAGGATGATTTGACGATTCTCGCCGGCATTGCAAAAAGTTTGGCGAAGGTCACCGGCGAAAAACGCTTCGAAGATTATTTCAAATTCGAATATGAAGGCAAACGCAGCGTTTATTTGCAGCGCCTGCTCGATACGAGCACGACGACCGCCGGATACAAACTTGCGGACATCATGGCCGGTAAGTATGGCCCTCCCGGCGGCGCGCTGATGTTGTTCCGCACCTATCCACGCATTCCGTTCTTCGAACAGATCAAGTACAGCGAGCCGTTCCTTACCGACACAGGACGCTTGCACGCGTATGCCGATATTCCCGAAGCCATCGAGTACGGCGAGAATTTCATCGTGCATCGCGAAGGCCCGGAGGCCACACCGTATTTGCCGAATGTGATCGTGAGCTCCAATCCATTCATTCGTCCCGATGATTACGGCATTCCGCTGACAGCACAGCATTGGGACGAGCGCACGATTCGCAATGTCAAAATGCCGTGGAGTCAAGTGAAGACAACGAAGAATTTTCTCTGGGAAAAGGGTTTCCAATTCTACTGCCTGACGCCGAAGACGCGGCATCGCGTGCACAGCAGTTGGTCGAACGTGGATTGGCACATGCTGTATGATTCCAACTTCGGCGATCCGTATCGGCTGGACAAACGTGCGCCGAGCGTGGGCGAGCATCAGCTTCACATCAATCCGCAGGCGGCGCGCGATCTCGGCATCAACGACGGCGATTACGTTTACGTCGATGCCAATCCCGCGGACCGGCCTTACATCGGCGCGAAGCCGGACGAGTTTTTCTATCGCGTCTCGCGCTGCATGTTGCGCGTGAAATACAATCACGCGTATCCGTACAACATTGTGATGATGAAGCATGCGCCGTTCATCGCCACGGAAAAGAGCGTACGCGCGCATGAGACGCGGCCCGATGGCCGCGCGCTGTCGGAGAACACCGGCTATCAGTCGAATCTGCGCTATGGCTCGCAGCAGTCGATCACGCGCAACTGGCACATGCCGATGCACCAAACCGACAGCCTCTTTCACAAGGCCAAAGCGACGATGGGCTTCATCTTCGGCGGCGAGGCGGACAACCACGCGCTCAACACCGTGCCGAAGGAAACGCTGGTGCGCGTCACCAAAGCCGAAGACGGCGGCATGAACGGCATCGGCGTTTGGTTCCCCGCAACAACAGGATTTACGCCGGATAATGAGAGCGAGTTTATGGAGAAGTATATTGCGGGAGAGTTGGTTGCGATTTCGGAATGA
- a CDS encoding FAD-dependent oxidoreductase, with the protein MSEKYAVTLPGLAFWQEQVPCQIGCPIHTDAGRYVQLIAEQRYREAYLTARSPNPFASICGRVCAAPCEDRCRRGRIDAPVSIRALKRFVTEKFGVESLAPDTQDDLFAGGAEAGNKWRWHLPVQIQTRKQVAPNKKVAVIGSGPAGLACAHDLAMMGYRVTIFEATAQAGGMLRHGIPEYRLSRSLIDKEIEKIRSLGAEIRYNTPLNEQFGIAELKQQGYEAVFLSVGTQRGRDLNIEGVHLDGVIKAIDYLININNGYRINLGRRVLVIGGGFVAFDAARMALRSEPEAGLESIHTAVDAARTAMRSGATEVHIASLESFAEMPVLRTAQGHEEFEEAQREGIIFHPQRGPKRFLGENGKVTAVEFIGVKRTYDENGRFDPQYDPTRSEIFATDSVILAIGQQADLSFLKPSDGIALTPGNFIKVDPQTLATTAAGVYAGGDVAFGPRNIIDAIANGKRAALSIDEYLRGVRLTTFYHLSIEKIPTRRFTRPENFEQHRREAPPTIDLQRRTGISEVETGYNEEQARRQAERCLACHIQTIYDAKKCVLCNRCVDICPEYCLKLVPFEQLDLDPETRSTLLEHYQLDPFQPVAAMLKDDETCIRCGLCAIRCPTDAMTMEVFYYEEKEAA; encoded by the coding sequence ATGTCTGAAAAATACGCCGTCACGCTTCCCGGTCTGGCTTTTTGGCAGGAACAGGTGCCGTGCCAGATCGGCTGCCCGATTCACACCGATGCCGGGCGCTATGTTCAGCTTATCGCCGAACAACGCTACCGCGAGGCCTATCTCACCGCGCGCTCGCCCAATCCTTTTGCCAGCATTTGCGGCCGCGTGTGCGCCGCGCCCTGTGAAGACCGCTGCCGTCGTGGCAGGATCGACGCCCCGGTGAGCATTCGCGCCCTCAAACGTTTTGTCACGGAAAAGTTCGGCGTCGAGTCGCTTGCGCCGGATACCCAGGACGACTTGTTCGCAGGCGGTGCAGAGGCCGGCAATAAATGGCGCTGGCATCTGCCGGTGCAGATTCAGACACGCAAGCAGGTCGCGCCGAACAAAAAAGTTGCGGTCATCGGCTCCGGTCCCGCCGGTCTGGCCTGCGCACATGATCTGGCGATGATGGGCTATCGTGTCACCATCTTTGAAGCCACCGCGCAGGCGGGTGGCATGCTGCGGCATGGCATCCCCGAGTATCGCCTCTCGCGCAGCCTGATCGACAAGGAGATCGAAAAGATCAGAAGCCTGGGTGCGGAGATCCGTTACAATACGCCGCTCAACGAGCAATTCGGCATTGCCGAGCTGAAGCAACAGGGCTACGAAGCCGTTTTTCTGTCCGTCGGAACACAAAGAGGCCGTGACCTCAACATTGAAGGCGTGCATCTCGACGGGGTGATCAAAGCCATCGACTACCTCATCAACATCAACAACGGCTATCGCATCAATCTCGGCAGGCGGGTGCTGGTTATTGGCGGCGGTTTTGTGGCCTTCGATGCGGCGCGCATGGCCTTGCGCAGCGAGCCGGAGGCCGGGCTGGAGTCCATCCATACCGCGGTGGATGCGGCACGCACCGCCATGCGGTCTGGCGCCACAGAAGTGCACATTGCCAGTCTGGAATCATTTGCCGAGATGCCCGTATTGCGCACCGCGCAAGGGCACGAAGAATTCGAAGAAGCGCAACGCGAAGGCATCATCTTTCATCCGCAGCGCGGGCCCAAACGCTTCCTTGGCGAGAACGGCAAAGTCACAGCGGTGGAGTTCATCGGTGTCAAGCGGACCTATGACGAAAACGGACGTTTCGATCCGCAATATGACCCTACTCGCTCCGAAATTTTCGCGACCGATTCGGTCATTCTCGCCATCGGCCAGCAGGCCGATCTGTCCTTTCTTAAACCTTCTGATGGCATCGCGCTGACCCCGGGAAACTTCATCAAGGTCGATCCTCAGACTCTGGCCACCACGGCAGCAGGTGTCTATGCCGGCGGTGACGTGGCCTTCGGGCCGCGCAACATTATCGACGCCATTGCCAACGGCAAGCGCGCCGCGCTGTCGATCGATGAATACCTACGCGGCGTCCGGCTCACGACTTTCTACCACCTCTCCATTGAAAAGATTCCGACCCGGCGTTTCACCCGTCCGGAGAATTTTGAACAGCACCGCCGGGAAGCACCGCCCACCATTGACCTGCAGCGCCGCACCGGGATTTCCGAAGTCGAAACCGGCTACAACGAGGAGCAGGCACGGCGTCAGGCGGAGCGCTGCCTGGCCTGCCACATTCAGACGATCTACGATGCCAAGAAATGTGTCTTGTGCAACCGCTGCGTCGACATCTGTCCGGAATATTGCCTGAAACTCGTGCCATTCGAACAACTCGATCTCGACCCGGAAACCCGGTCCACGTTGCTCGAACACTACCAGCTTGATCCCTTTCAGCCGGTGGCAGCCATGCTGAAAGACGACGAGACCTGTATTCGCTGCGGTTTGTGTGCCATTCGCTGCCCCACCGACGCCATGACGATGGAAGTGTTCTACTACGAGGAAAAAGAGGCTGCTTGA
- a CDS encoding ubiquinol-cytochrome c reductase iron-sulfur subunit, with translation MKLLQKKKSPPTAAGHGQPETRRAFLQKLGLGSMLAGLAGFGWQSFRALIPNVLYEPPQKLKIGLPAQLAEGVTFFEDERLYVFKEGRTFYAISAACTHLGCTVKYTRLNQPKQVEIGGEKKTVPFEFHCPCHGSKFYAEGTNYAGPAPRPLQWYKLEVSPDDGQLVVDMGSEVGQNFRLTV, from the coding sequence ATGAAGCTCTTGCAGAAGAAAAAATCACCCCCCACGGCAGCCGGGCATGGTCAGCCGGAGACGCGGCGTGCCTTTCTGCAGAAACTCGGGTTGGGCAGCATGCTGGCGGGCCTGGCGGGTTTTGGCTGGCAGTCCTTTCGTGCGCTTATTCCCAATGTCTTGTATGAGCCGCCGCAGAAGCTCAAGATCGGCTTGCCTGCCCAGCTTGCCGAGGGTGTGACTTTTTTCGAAGACGAACGGCTGTACGTGTTCAAGGAGGGGAGGACGTTTTATGCCATCTCGGCGGCGTGCACACACCTCGGCTGCACGGTGAAATATACCAGGCTGAATCAGCCCAAGCAGGTGGAAATCGGCGGTGAGAAGAAAACCGTGCCATTTGAGTTTCACTGCCCCTGCCACGGTTCAAAGTTCTATGCCGAGGGTACGAACTACGCCGGGCCGGCACCGCGGCCCTTGCAGTGGTACAAGCTGGAAGTTTCACCGGATGACGGCCAGCTCGTGGTCGATATGGGCAGTGAAGTCGGGCAGAATTTCCGGCTGACCGTATGA
- a CDS encoding c-type cytochrome, with translation MDHKTINDKLTFVNTDRLLLGLLGMVVLLLTAFIFYRYYTPEWRRYQSEFRELVAEKLGPERAALAPTGLQQIYVKELDRADRCLTCHLGVEWKGLENAPQPFRTHPAEILQQHPLARYGCTICHGGQGYATDKQAAHGLVAHWEEPVLGRELGEFYVMSDRKALLQMNCNACHRYDRETRGADYINRAKQLVNEKGCRACHVINGRGGTVGPDLTWVGDKSPEQYNYERIKGFHSAFTWHVAHFKNPKELVPETVMPNFNFSSMDAQALAMLVMSWKKVDLPLAYLPNHNVRDIPTAAEMEKEKRMREGPGAFFVQNKCFVCHSVSTLEIEAAAQIGPDLALAVEDVQARFGRTLDDFFLRPSGTMEVVLSTMIPLTTAQRQEAIQKMRYAYELKQQQRATTK, from the coding sequence ATGGATCACAAGACCATCAATGACAAACTCACCTTTGTAAACACCGACCGGCTCTTGTTGGGCTTGCTCGGTATGGTGGTGCTGTTGCTCACCGCGTTCATCTTTTACCGGTACTACACACCGGAGTGGCGGCGGTATCAGTCGGAGTTCCGCGAGCTGGTGGCGGAGAAGCTCGGGCCGGAGCGCGCCGCGCTGGCACCCACCGGCCTGCAACAAATCTACGTCAAAGAGCTTGACCGGGCCGATCGCTGCCTTACCTGCCATCTCGGCGTCGAATGGAAGGGGTTGGAAAACGCACCGCAGCCGTTTCGGACTCATCCCGCGGAGATTTTGCAACAGCATCCTCTCGCCAGGTACGGTTGCACCATCTGTCATGGCGGGCAGGGCTATGCCACCGATAAGCAGGCGGCACACGGCCTGGTTGCGCACTGGGAGGAGCCCGTGCTCGGCCGGGAATTGGGAGAATTCTACGTGATGAGTGACAGAAAGGCGTTGTTGCAGATGAACTGCAACGCCTGTCATCGCTATGACCGGGAGACCAGGGGCGCGGACTATATCAACCGCGCCAAGCAATTGGTGAATGAGAAAGGCTGCCGCGCCTGCCACGTCATCAATGGCCGCGGCGGCACGGTGGGGCCGGATTTGACCTGGGTGGGTGACAAATCGCCGGAACAATACAACTATGAACGCATCAAAGGCTTTCACTCGGCGTTCACCTGGCACGTGGCGCATTTCAAGAATCCCAAAGAGCTGGTGCCGGAAACCGTGATGCCGAATTTCAACTTTTCCAGCATGGACGCCCAGGCCCTGGCGATGCTGGTGATGAGCTGGAAGAAAGTGGATCTGCCGCTGGCGTATCTGCCCAATCACAACGTGCGTGACATTCCCACTGCAGCGGAGATGGAGAAAGAAAAGCGCATGCGGGAAGGCCCGGGCGCATTTTTCGTGCAGAACAAGTGTTTTGTCTGCCATTCGGTGTCGACCCTGGAGATCGAAGCCGCGGCGCAAATCGGCCCGGATTTGGCGCTGGCGGTCGAGGATGTGCAGGCGCGCTTCGGGCGCACGCTCGATGATTTCTTCCTGCGGCCGAGCGGCACGATGGAAGTGGTGTTGTCCACCATGATTCCGCTGACCACGGCACAGCGCCAGGAGGCCATCCAAAAGATGCGTTACGCCTACGAGCTGAAGCAGCAACAACGTGCGACCACGAAATGA
- a CDS encoding cytochrome b N-terminal domain-containing protein gives MPVIDSTRKLYDKLTWTWRPASEKEAGDAIVKNLLLHWFPNKISKASLSWRYSLWLGTISFVLFMILVFTGVVLMFLYVPSVERAYDSVKDIEFVVAFGWMLRGMHRMAAHLMVAAVFLHMVRVFVTGAYKNGSAVGANRPLNWIIGLVLLLLTLLLSFTGYLLPWDQLAYWAITVGTNIARSAPLVGEAVRFFLLGGNTIEQGTLIRFYVLHVFFLPMLVLLLFSYHMWRVRKDGGLAVTEREARQQTPEKIAPVKSKTYSLLGLTNGTTVHVQNTMVDEEKNTVPSAPHLLRRIWLVTLLTFAVTFVLTIIFRAPLEAPANPAVTPNPAKAPWYFLWLQEIVTLTTVRIGSFTINGALIGGILLPGLLLVLAVWWPYRDRSGLSSVGVWFAKERSRQNFIFLAICALIIVFIIIGTFLRGPYWNFYWPWEAWPEMPVKF, from the coding sequence ATGCCCGTTATCGATTCAACGAGAAAACTTTACGATAAACTGACCTGGACGTGGCGGCCGGCCAGTGAGAAGGAAGCCGGTGATGCCATCGTCAAGAACCTGCTGCTGCACTGGTTTCCCAACAAGATCAGCAAGGCCAGCCTGTCGTGGCGCTACTCCCTGTGGCTCGGCACGATCTCCTTCGTGCTGTTCATGATCCTCGTCTTCACCGGGGTGGTGTTGATGTTTCTCTATGTGCCCTCGGTGGAACGTGCTTATGACTCGGTCAAGGACATCGAATTCGTCGTTGCCTTCGGCTGGATGCTGCGCGGCATGCACCGCATGGCGGCACATCTGATGGTGGCGGCCGTGTTTCTCCACATGGTGCGCGTCTTTGTTACCGGCGCCTACAAGAACGGCAGCGCGGTCGGCGCCAACCGGCCGTTGAACTGGATCATCGGGCTGGTGCTGCTGCTGCTCACGCTGTTGCTGTCTTTCACCGGCTATCTTTTGCCCTGGGATCAACTGGCGTACTGGGCCATCACCGTCGGCACCAACATCGCACGCTCCGCGCCGCTGGTGGGTGAAGCGGTGCGCTTCTTTTTGCTGGGCGGCAACACCATTGAACAAGGCACGCTGATCCGCTTCTACGTGCTGCACGTTTTCTTCCTGCCCATGCTGGTGCTGCTGCTGTTTTCCTATCACATGTGGCGGGTGCGCAAGGATGGCGGTCTGGCGGTGACGGAACGCGAAGCCCGGCAACAAACTCCGGAGAAGATTGCACCGGTCAAATCCAAAACCTACTCTCTGCTCGGCCTCACCAACGGCACCACGGTGCACGTGCAGAACACGATGGTGGACGAGGAAAAGAACACCGTCCCCTCCGCGCCGCATCTGCTGCGGCGTATTTGGCTGGTGACGCTGCTGACCTTCGCCGTGACCTTCGTCTTGACGATCATTTTCCGTGCACCGCTGGAAGCACCCGCCAACCCTGCCGTCACACCCAACCCGGCGAAAGCACCGTGGTATTTCCTCTGGCTGCAGGAGATCGTCACACTCACCACCGTCCGGATCGGCTCCTTCACCATCAACGGTGCGCTGATTGGCGGCATCCTGCTCCCGGGCCTTCTGCTGGTGTTGGCGGTGTGGTGGCCCTATCGCGATCGGTCGGGTCTCAGCAGTGTGGGCGTGTGGTTTGCGAAGGAACGCAGCCGGCAAAACTTCATTTTCCTGGCGATCTGTGCCTTGATCATCGTGTTCATCATCATCGGCACGTTTCTGCGCGGGCCGTACTGGAATTTCTACTGGCCATGGGAAGCGTGGCCGGAGATGCCGGTGAAGTTCTAA